GTGCAGCGCTCTCCCGAGGCTCGCGAGCACCGACTCGTGCATCGACTCCGAGATCGTGGGGTGCGGGAAGATGGTCTCGATCAGCTGCTGCTCCGTCGTCTCGAGGCCCATCGCGATCGTGAAGCCTTGGATCAGCTCCGTGACGCCGGGGCCGGCGAGGTGAGCGCCTAACAGCTCGCCGGTGGTGGCGTCGAAGATCGTCTTCACGAGGCCGTTCGAGTCGCCGATCGCGATCGCCTTGCCGTTGCCGACGAGCGGGAACTTGCCGACGCGCAGCTTGCGGCCCGTCGCCGCGGCGGCGCTCTCGGTGAGCCCCACGCTCGCGACCTGCGGGTGCGCGTACGTGCAGGTCGGGATGCGCTCGCGCCGAATCGCGTGCGTGGCGTGGCCGGCGATGTGCTCCATCACGAGCACGCCCTCGTGGCTCGCCTTGTGCGCGAGGCACGGCGGGCCCGCGACGTCGCCGATCGCGAAGATGCCGGGCTCCGCGGTCTCGAAGTGCGCGCCGGTCACGACGAAGCCGCGCTCCGCCTTCGCGCGTGTCGTCTCGAGCCCTAATGACTCGACGTTGCCCGTGACGCCAACGCTCAGGATCGCGCGGTCGAAGCTAGCCTCGAGCGCGCCCTGCTCCGCGGCGAGCTTCGCGACGAGCGCGCCGCTCGCGCGCGCGAGGCTCTCGACCTTCGCGTTCGTGTGGATCGCGATGCCCTCCTTCTCGAACGCCTTGCGTGCGAACGCGGAGATCTCCTCGTCCTCGACGGGCAGGATGCGCGGCAGCACCTCCACGACCGTGA
This sequence is a window from Deltaproteobacteria bacterium. Protein-coding genes within it:
- the lpdA gene encoding dihydrolipoyl dehydrogenase, with amino-acid sequence MTQQFDTIVVGGGPGGYAAAIRAAQLGMSVALVEREHLGGICLNWGCIPTKSLLHTADLLREMRRASDYGIVTGEIGFDAAKVVKRSRAVADQLSRGVKGLLRKNKVTVLDGEAKLAGAGRLVVTGKDGAAQELRSDAIVLATGARAKALPGIEADGELVWTYREAMVPREMPKRLLVIGSGAIGIEFASFYRALGSDVTVVEVLPRILPVEDEEISAFARKAFEKEGIAIHTNAKVESLARASGALVAKLAAEQGALEASFDRAILSVGVTGNVESLGLETTRAKAERGFVVTGAHFETAEPGIFAIGDVAGPPCLAHKASHEGVLVMEHIAGHATHAIRRERIPTCTYAHPQVASVGLTESAAAATGRKLRVGKFPLVGNGKAIAIGDSNGLVKTIFDATTGELLGAHLAGPGVTELIQGFTIAMGLETTEQQLIETIFPHPTISESMHESVLASLGRALHV